From a single Haemorhous mexicanus isolate bHaeMex1 chromosome 29, bHaeMex1.pri, whole genome shotgun sequence genomic region:
- the TMIGD2 gene encoding transmembrane and immunoglobulin domain-containing protein 2 isoform X1, whose translation MWQLGVLIPLLGAGALRVTQEPGELQVTAGDTVALECRVALEVAEGAALLRMEWLRDRGLGVLCATRLNFSIPLSLSPCPRRAPGAQLAWHPPRATLSLPQVQRNDSGRYLCRVTLEIPRHDTATGNGTELRVTPAALGGHRTALLWALLGGLGSLGGTALLLGMALLVPRCCHRSPGAVHPDSAIYLNVGSTWARGPAKPPPPAPEISPYQREPRRARGPSPPPRP comes from the exons ATGTGGCAGCTCGGGGTCCTCATCCCCCTCCTTGGAG cGGGTGCCCTGCGGGTGACCCAGGAGCCGGGCGAGCTGCAGGTGACCGCGGGTGACACGGTGGCCCTGGAGTGCCGGGTGGCCCTGGAGGTGGCCGAGGGCGCGGCCCTGCTGCGGATggagtggctgagggacagggggCTCGGGGTGCTCTGTGCCACCCGCCTGAACTTCAgcatccccctgtccctgtccccgtgtccccgccgGGCCCCGGGGGCACAGCTGGCCTGGCACCCCCCCCGGGCCACCCTCAGCCTCCCGCAGGTGCAGAGGAACGACAGCGGGCGCTACCTGTGCCGGGTGACCCTCGAGATCCCGCGGCACGACACCGCCACCGGCAACGGCACCGAGCTCCGCGTCACCCCCG CAGCACTCGGAGGACATCGGACAG cgctgctctgggcactcctggggggcctggggagcctggggggCACCGCCCTTCTCCTGGGGATGGCCCTGCTCGTCCCCCGCTGCTGTCACAGGAGCCCAG GCGCTGTGCACCCCGACTCGGCCATCTACCTGAACGTGGGCTCCACCTGGGCTCGGGGCCCCGCGAagccgccgccccccgcgccggAGATCAGCCCGTACCAGCGGGAGCCGCGGCGGGCACGGGGCCCATCCCCGCCCCCCCGGCCCTGA
- the SHD gene encoding SH2 domain-containing adapter protein D, with the protein MAKWLREYLGRGARRSPPRPPQPDYSGPGGPAAAAPGAALRGPAASPRHRLVRVGGAGPGGGPRRLQQGPGESEYSEPFEGEQDPAPEGGCDEEATGCQRQGEGRRVRPRRGPQLYDTPSEEWDTAGDSPGGPPARESRLPRDDERPADEYDQPWEWKKDHISRAFAVQFESPERSPSLSRPLPRSPRAPGGPRPACPPSPRHVDTSLPLEKQAWYHGPIGRAGAETLLALCREGSFLVRDCETSPEDYSLSLRSSQGFVHVKLTRTREQHFTLGRAGAAFPSVPAAVGHYTARALPVRGARHLSLLYPVAVQPL; encoded by the exons ATGGCCAAGTGGCTCCGGGAGTACCTGGGCCGGGGGGCCCGGCGCTcccccccgcgcccgccccaGCCCGACTACAGCGGTCCCgggggccccgccgccgccgcccccggaGCCGCGctccgcggccccgccgcctccccgcgCCACCGCCTCGTGCGGGtggggggcgcggggccggggggcggcccccgccgcctGCAGCAG GGCCCAGGTGAGAGCGAGTACTCGGAGCCCTTCGAGGGGGAGCAGGACCCGGCGCCCGAGGGCGGCTGCGACGAGGAGGCCACAG GGTGCCAGCGGCAGGGCGAGGGCCGGCGGGTGCGGCCGCGCCGGGGTCCCCAACTCTACGACACCCCCTCCGAGGAGTGGGACACGgccggggacagcccggggggGCCCCCGGCCCGCGAGAGCCGCCTCCCCCGCGACGACGAGCGCCCGGCCGACGAGTACGACCAGCCCTGGGAGTGGAAGAAGGATCACATCTCACGGGCGTTCGCAG TGCAGTTTGAGAGCCCCGAGCgctcccccagcctgtcccGGCCGCTGccgcgctccccccgcgcccccggcggcccccggcccgcctgcccccccagccccaggcacgtGGACACCTCGCTGCCCCTGGAGAAGCAGGC CTGGTACCACGGCCCCAtcgggcgggcgggcgccgaGACGCTGCTGGCGCTGTGCCGCGAGGGCAGCTTCCTGGTGCGGGACTGCGAGACCAGCCCCGAGGACTACTCGCTGTCCCTCAG gagcagccagggttTCGTGCACGTGAAGCTGACGCGGACCCGGGAGCAGCACTTCacgctgggccgggccggggccgccttCCCCTCGGTACCGGCGGCCGTGGGGCACTACACGGCGCGGGCGCTGCCCGTGCGCGGTGCCCGCCACCTGTCCCTGCTCTACCCCGTGGCCGTGCAGCCCCTGTGA
- the TMIGD2 gene encoding transmembrane and immunoglobulin domain-containing protein 2 isoform X2 → MWQLGVLIPLLGAGALRVTQEPGELQVTAGDTVALECRVALEVAEGAALLRMEWLRDRGLGVLCATRLNFSIPLSLSPCPRRAPGAQLAWHPPRATLSLPQVQRNDSGRYLCRVTLEIPRHDTATGNGTELRVTPALGGHRTALLWALLGGLGSLGGTALLLGMALLVPRCCHRSPGAVHPDSAIYLNVGSTWARGPAKPPPPAPEISPYQREPRRARGPSPPPRP, encoded by the exons ATGTGGCAGCTCGGGGTCCTCATCCCCCTCCTTGGAG cGGGTGCCCTGCGGGTGACCCAGGAGCCGGGCGAGCTGCAGGTGACCGCGGGTGACACGGTGGCCCTGGAGTGCCGGGTGGCCCTGGAGGTGGCCGAGGGCGCGGCCCTGCTGCGGATggagtggctgagggacagggggCTCGGGGTGCTCTGTGCCACCCGCCTGAACTTCAgcatccccctgtccctgtccccgtgtccccgccgGGCCCCGGGGGCACAGCTGGCCTGGCACCCCCCCCGGGCCACCCTCAGCCTCCCGCAGGTGCAGAGGAACGACAGCGGGCGCTACCTGTGCCGGGTGACCCTCGAGATCCCGCGGCACGACACCGCCACCGGCAACGGCACCGAGCTCCGCGTCACCCCCG CACTCGGAGGACATCGGACAG cgctgctctgggcactcctggggggcctggggagcctggggggCACCGCCCTTCTCCTGGGGATGGCCCTGCTCGTCCCCCGCTGCTGTCACAGGAGCCCAG GCGCTGTGCACCCCGACTCGGCCATCTACCTGAACGTGGGCTCCACCTGGGCTCGGGGCCCCGCGAagccgccgccccccgcgccggAGATCAGCCCGTACCAGCGGGAGCCGCGGCGGGCACGGGGCCCATCCCCGCCCCCCCGGCCCTGA
- the TMIGD2 gene encoding transmembrane and immunoglobulin domain-containing protein 2 isoform X3, with protein MWQLGVLIPLLGAGALRVTQEPGELQVTAGDTVALECRVALEVAEGAALLRMEWLRDRGLGVLCATRLNFSIPLSLSPCPRRAPGAQLAWHPPRATLSLPQVQRNDSGRYLCRVTLEIPRHDTATGNGTELRVTPAALGGHRTGAVHPDSAIYLNVGSTWARGPAKPPPPAPEISPYQREPRRARGPSPPPRP; from the exons ATGTGGCAGCTCGGGGTCCTCATCCCCCTCCTTGGAG cGGGTGCCCTGCGGGTGACCCAGGAGCCGGGCGAGCTGCAGGTGACCGCGGGTGACACGGTGGCCCTGGAGTGCCGGGTGGCCCTGGAGGTGGCCGAGGGCGCGGCCCTGCTGCGGATggagtggctgagggacagggggCTCGGGGTGCTCTGTGCCACCCGCCTGAACTTCAgcatccccctgtccctgtccccgtgtccccgccgGGCCCCGGGGGCACAGCTGGCCTGGCACCCCCCCCGGGCCACCCTCAGCCTCCCGCAGGTGCAGAGGAACGACAGCGGGCGCTACCTGTGCCGGGTGACCCTCGAGATCCCGCGGCACGACACCGCCACCGGCAACGGCACCGAGCTCCGCGTCACCCCCG CAGCACTCGGAGGACATCGGACAG GCGCTGTGCACCCCGACTCGGCCATCTACCTGAACGTGGGCTCCACCTGGGCTCGGGGCCCCGCGAagccgccgccccccgcgccggAGATCAGCCCGTACCAGCGGGAGCCGCGGCGGGCACGGGGCCCATCCCCGCCCCCCCGGCCCTGA
- the TMIGD2 gene encoding transmembrane and immunoglobulin domain-containing protein 2 isoform X4: MWQLGVLIPLLGAGALRVTQEPGELQVTAGDTVALECRVALEVAEGAALLRMEWLRDRGLGVLCATRLNFSIPLSLSPCPRRAPGAQLAWHPPRATLSLPQVQRNDSGRYLCRVTLEIPRHDTATGNGTELRVTPALGGHRTGAVHPDSAIYLNVGSTWARGPAKPPPPAPEISPYQREPRRARGPSPPPRP, from the exons ATGTGGCAGCTCGGGGTCCTCATCCCCCTCCTTGGAG cGGGTGCCCTGCGGGTGACCCAGGAGCCGGGCGAGCTGCAGGTGACCGCGGGTGACACGGTGGCCCTGGAGTGCCGGGTGGCCCTGGAGGTGGCCGAGGGCGCGGCCCTGCTGCGGATggagtggctgagggacagggggCTCGGGGTGCTCTGTGCCACCCGCCTGAACTTCAgcatccccctgtccctgtccccgtgtccccgccgGGCCCCGGGGGCACAGCTGGCCTGGCACCCCCCCCGGGCCACCCTCAGCCTCCCGCAGGTGCAGAGGAACGACAGCGGGCGCTACCTGTGCCGGGTGACCCTCGAGATCCCGCGGCACGACACCGCCACCGGCAACGGCACCGAGCTCCGCGTCACCCCCG CACTCGGAGGACATCGGACAG GCGCTGTGCACCCCGACTCGGCCATCTACCTGAACGTGGGCTCCACCTGGGCTCGGGGCCCCGCGAagccgccgccccccgcgccggAGATCAGCCCGTACCAGCGGGAGCCGCGGCGGGCACGGGGCCCATCCCCGCCCCCCCGGCCCTGA